In Maridesulfovibrio ferrireducens, one DNA window encodes the following:
- a CDS encoding aromatic amino acid transport family protein, translating to MTQDKPVSAMAMMFVVVGNMLGAGILALPVNLCAAGLLPSIAATIVMWLLMTYTALIYSEQKSLTTNEHADLPTFFKEELGSIGKWVTIVANMILLYGILVAYLAGISSIIMSLQSSVSQPVVMTLYFLVVTGMTAFGMMMMKKCTPYMVTAMWITFGMLVFMVVPDVSSVNLAKFDWTYVPAGLPVLLMAFHFHNIIPSICRTLNHDRKKIRTAIIGGTTIGMVMNLTWLLVVLGALPLSSPDGIDLITAFGKNQPATIPLEMLLKTPAFTYVALAFALIAMSTAFMANGTALMSFMRDLTVTYAGTKNKTLVWCLSFIPPLLVALIYPDIFLVAINLVGGVGECIIFGILPGFIVWKYSKEGSFRKMTGIILILCFSAIFLIEVGQELGLLHISPDVEYWTHHTH from the coding sequence ATGACCCAAGATAAACCAGTATCTGCAATGGCTATGATGTTCGTAGTTGTTGGTAACATGCTCGGGGCGGGAATTCTTGCCCTGCCTGTAAATTTATGCGCGGCCGGGTTACTGCCGTCAATTGCCGCAACTATAGTGATGTGGCTGCTGATGACCTATACCGCTCTCATTTATTCCGAGCAGAAAAGCCTGACCACCAATGAGCACGCTGACCTGCCCACTTTTTTTAAAGAGGAACTAGGTTCGATAGGTAAATGGGTTACTATCGTAGCAAACATGATCCTTCTATACGGCATACTTGTAGCTTATCTTGCCGGAATATCATCCATCATAATGAGTTTACAATCTTCAGTCTCACAACCCGTTGTCATGACCCTTTATTTTTTAGTGGTAACAGGCATGACTGCTTTCGGAATGATGATGATGAAAAAGTGTACTCCATACATGGTTACCGCTATGTGGATTACTTTCGGCATGCTCGTTTTTATGGTCGTCCCGGATGTTTCGTCTGTAAATCTTGCTAAATTTGATTGGACCTACGTACCGGCAGGACTTCCCGTTCTGTTGATGGCCTTTCATTTCCACAACATAATTCCAAGTATCTGCCGAACTCTTAATCATGACCGGAAAAAAATTCGTACCGCAATCATCGGCGGAACAACCATCGGCATGGTTATGAACCTGACTTGGTTGCTTGTCGTTCTCGGAGCACTCCCACTGTCATCTCCCGATGGAATTGACCTGATCACCGCCTTCGGTAAAAACCAGCCGGCAACAATTCCCCTTGAGATGCTGCTCAAAACTCCGGCATTTACTTATGTAGCCCTCGCTTTTGCTCTAATAGCTATGTCCACAGCATTTATGGCTAACGGAACAGCCCTCATGAGTTTCATGAGAGATCTTACTGTCACATACGCGGGAACTAAAAATAAAACTTTAGTCTGGTGTTTATCATTCATACCTCCGCTTCTGGTAGCTCTGATCTACCCTGATATATTCCTCGTTGCCATCAACCTTGTCGGCGGAGTTGGAGAATGTATCATCTTCGGAATTCTCCCGGGTTTCATTGTTTGGAAATATTCAAAAGAGGGAAGCTTTCGCAAAATGACAGGAATAATCCTGATCCTCTGCTTCAGCGCGATATTCTTAATTGAAGTTGGACAGGAATTAGGTTTGTTACACATCAGTCCGGACGTAGAATACTGGACACATCACACGCATTAA
- a CDS encoding 3-dehydroquinate synthase II family protein has product MKKIIFKAIPFDKNLLTLALESGVDAVLAEPEHVKAITELGRVTVITPEDMPLVAINEKSDEEIAIGLAVEGREVCLAKGWEIIPVENILAQVKILALEAESLDRARLAAGVLERGADTIVVLPEAAHDLKAIVAELKLSQGHMELQKAKITKIESAGLGHRVCVDTISMLKKGQGMLVGNSSAFTFLVHGETESNPYVAARPFRVNAGAVHAYAQMPGDRTTYLEELTAGTEVLIVDASGKTSIATVGRCKVEVRPMLLITAEVPTPQGPVVGKVFLQNAETIRVVSAEGEPVSVVAIKPGDEILCRLDDAGRHFGMRITEEIVEE; this is encoded by the coding sequence ATGAAAAAGATAATTTTTAAAGCAATTCCTTTTGATAAGAATCTTCTGACCTTAGCTCTTGAGTCCGGCGTAGATGCCGTTCTCGCTGAACCGGAACATGTAAAAGCGATAACTGAACTCGGCAGAGTTACTGTCATTACACCTGAAGATATGCCGCTTGTCGCAATTAATGAGAAAAGCGACGAAGAAATAGCTATAGGTCTTGCTGTGGAAGGACGCGAAGTTTGTCTTGCAAAGGGCTGGGAGATTATTCCGGTTGAAAATATTCTTGCACAGGTTAAGATATTAGCTCTCGAAGCTGAATCTCTGGATCGCGCAAGACTTGCCGCCGGAGTTCTTGAGCGTGGTGCAGACACAATCGTTGTTTTGCCGGAAGCGGCACACGATCTTAAGGCAATTGTTGCAGAACTTAAACTCAGTCAGGGCCACATGGAATTACAGAAAGCTAAAATTACCAAAATTGAATCCGCAGGGCTCGGGCACCGCGTCTGTGTAGATACAATCTCCATGCTTAAAAAAGGGCAGGGAATGCTGGTCGGTAATTCAAGCGCGTTTACTTTTCTGGTTCATGGTGAAACTGAGTCCAACCCTTACGTTGCGGCCCGTCCTTTCAGAGTGAATGCAGGAGCAGTTCATGCTTATGCGCAGATGCCCGGAGACCGGACAACTTATCTGGAAGAACTTACTGCCGGAACTGAAGTTCTTATCGTTGATGCAAGTGGAAAAACTTCCATTGCAACGGTCGGACGGTGTAAAGTTGAAGTCAGACCCATGCTGCTCATAACTGCCGAAGTTCCAACTCCGCAGGGACCGGTTGTGGGTAAGGTCTTCTTGCAAAATGCGGAAACAATAAGAGTTGTAAGCGCTGAAGGTGAGCCGGTAAGTGTAGTGGCAATCAAACCGGGCGATGAAATTTTGTGCCGTCTTGATGATGCGGGCCGCCATTTTGGAATGCGTATCACTGAAGAGATTGTCGAGGAATAA
- a CDS encoding 2-amino-3,7-dideoxy-D-threo-hept-6-ulosonate synthase — translation MDIGKKIRLERIFNRNTERTIIVPMDHGISVGPIEGLRNMREAVGDMVKGGANGVLMHKGLVRCGHRMEGRDVGLIVHLSASTSLSPTPNAKSLVASVEDALRLGADAVSVHVNLGDETEIQMLHDLGEVTSRATGWGIPVLAMVYARGPKVKNEFDADMVAHCARVGEELGADIVKVAYTGDPESFGRVVDGCCIPVVIAGGPKLDTTRAFLQMVSDSISAGGSGLSVGRNVFQHKNRVKLVEALSKVVHEDVTVEDALEYLGE, via the coding sequence ATGGATATCGGAAAAAAAATCAGACTTGAAAGAATTTTCAACCGCAATACAGAACGAACAATAATTGTTCCTATGGATCACGGTATCAGTGTCGGCCCTATCGAAGGACTGCGGAACATGCGTGAAGCTGTCGGCGATATGGTAAAGGGCGGAGCAAACGGAGTGCTTATGCACAAGGGTCTTGTTCGCTGCGGGCACCGTATGGAAGGTCGCGATGTAGGTCTTATTGTTCACCTTTCTGCAAGTACATCTCTTTCGCCTACTCCAAACGCCAAATCTCTGGTCGCTTCTGTTGAAGACGCTTTACGCCTCGGGGCAGACGCAGTCAGTGTCCACGTTAATCTCGGTGATGAAACTGAAATTCAGATGCTTCATGATCTCGGTGAAGTGACTTCCCGCGCAACTGGATGGGGGATTCCTGTTCTTGCCATGGTTTACGCTCGCGGTCCTAAAGTTAAAAATGAATTTGACGCGGACATGGTTGCACATTGCGCACGTGTCGGAGAAGAACTTGGTGCTGATATTGTAAAAGTAGCTTACACTGGAGATCCTGAATCTTTCGGCCGGGTTGTTGATGGCTGCTGTATCCCCGTAGTTATAGCCGGTGGACCTAAGCTTGATACCACAAGAGCTTTCTTGCAGATGGTTTCTGATTCAATCAGCGCAGGCGGTTCCGGTCTTTCTGTCGGACGAAATGTTTTCCAGCATAAAAATCGTGTCAAATTGGTAGAAGCTCTCAGTAAAGTCGTTCACGAAGACGTAACAGTCGAAGATGCTCTCGAATACCTCGGCGAATAA
- the pheA gene encoding prephenate dehydratase, whose amino-acid sequence MSESSNNNLDHLREEIDSLDGEILELLNKRAAASLSVGKLKAGSADQIFKPFREQEVLRGLTERNPGPLPSEHLEGIYREIISSSRRLQRPERVVYLGPEGTFSYFAGLEHMGRQADLVPKNNFEDIFVAVSKGEADLGIIPLENSLKGTVGQNVDLFMRYPVFIQDEVYSRISHGLISKGAGLDQIKTVYSHSKALEQCAGWLRVNLPGALLQPVDSTAKAAEIVAASDEPCAALGNIKLANIFGLNVVAEAIEDLPDNWTRFLIIGPKPGQEGKRDKTTILFTTPDRPGALVSVLSVLSGKNINMTKLESRPFLGEKWKYMFFVDLQGDLGTEEYESIIDELKDRCLTFKILGSYPGGSQHGSKF is encoded by the coding sequence ATGTCAGAATCCAGCAATAATAACTTAGATCATCTCAGGGAAGAAATCGACTCGCTTGATGGCGAGATACTTGAACTTCTCAACAAACGCGCGGCAGCATCCCTTTCTGTAGGCAAGCTTAAAGCAGGGTCGGCTGATCAGATATTTAAACCTTTCAGGGAGCAGGAAGTTCTTAGAGGTTTGACAGAGCGTAATCCCGGGCCCCTTCCAAGTGAGCATCTAGAAGGTATTTATCGCGAGATTATTTCTTCTTCGCGCAGATTGCAGCGCCCTGAAAGAGTCGTCTATCTTGGACCTGAAGGAACTTTTTCATATTTTGCGGGATTGGAACATATGGGGCGTCAGGCAGATCTTGTGCCGAAAAACAATTTTGAAGATATTTTTGTCGCTGTATCCAAAGGTGAAGCCGACTTAGGCATCATTCCCCTTGAAAATTCACTCAAGGGTACAGTGGGGCAGAATGTTGATTTGTTCATGCGCTATCCTGTCTTCATTCAGGATGAAGTGTATAGCCGCATCAGTCACGGCCTCATAAGCAAGGGCGCGGGACTGGATCAGATCAAAACTGTCTATTCACACTCCAAGGCATTGGAACAGTGCGCCGGGTGGTTGCGAGTCAATCTGCCCGGAGCATTGCTCCAGCCTGTGGATTCCACAGCTAAAGCTGCGGAGATTGTTGCTGCAAGTGATGAACCGTGCGCCGCTCTTGGTAATATCAAGCTGGCTAATATTTTCGGTCTTAATGTCGTGGCGGAAGCTATAGAAGATTTACCGGATAATTGGACCAGATTTTTGATAATAGGGCCTAAACCGGGGCAGGAAGGAAAAAGGGATAAGACTACAATTCTCTTTACTACTCCCGACCGTCCGGGTGCATTGGTCAGCGTGTTAAGTGTTCTTTCCGGTAAAAACATTAACATGACCAAGCTTGAATCCCGCCCTTTTCTAGGGGAAAAATGGAAGTATATGTTTTTTGTGGACCTTCAAGGTGATCTCGGCACTGAGGAATATGAAAGCATTATTGATGAACTTAAGGATCGCTGTCTTACTTTCAAAATTCTGGGAAGTTACCCCGGTGGTTCACAGCACGGAAGTAAGTTTTAG
- a CDS encoding P-II family nitrogen regulator, with protein MKLIIAYIRPEYLTPIKQALYAKGIYTMSVTNILGSGRQAGFTETYRGVIMEVNLLKKVRIELGLAAEKVEDAINAIKTAAQTGKEGDGVIFVQDLPRTIRIRTGEETL; from the coding sequence ATGAAACTTATTATTGCATACATTCGTCCCGAATATCTGACCCCGATTAAACAGGCTCTCTACGCTAAAGGAATCTACACTATGTCTGTAACCAACATCCTTGGTTCAGGCAGACAGGCAGGATTCACTGAGACTTACCGCGGTGTAATAATGGAAGTTAACCTTCTTAAAAAAGTACGCATTGAATTGGGATTGGCGGCCGAAAAAGTAGAAGACGCTATAAATGCCATCAAAACAGCTGCTCAGACCGGTAAAGAAGGCGACGGGGTTATCTTCGTACAGGATCTGCCCAGAACCATCAGAATCAGAACCGGCGAAGAAACTCTCTAA
- a CDS encoding ammonium transporter — translation MFFKFSSIGRKVSTIATVLTLAAPSAAFAGEEFLTQTHANILWTLLAAILVMFMQAGFACVEAGFTRAKSAGNILMKNFLDFAAGSIIFFLFGFGLMFGLDAGGFIGTSGFGLAGVGLTTPDGQWTLTFWFFQSVFAATAATIVSGGIAERTKFSSYILVTMIVTGLIYPVSGHWAWGSLWLGDAGTGWLEGLGFMDFAGSTVVHSVGGWIALAGAIIVGPRIGKYTADGKAKAIPGHNIPMASLGVFILWFGWFGFNPGSTTTADGSIGLIAVVTSLSACGGVLGAMFTSWIRYGKPDISMTCNGALAGLVGITAACATVSPAASIIIGMIAGVLVVLSIEFIDKILRIDDPVGAVSVHGVCGAWGTLACGLFTTPELNDGIGGLFYGGGFALVTPQLIGIGVCFVWAFGAGLIAFAVAKATVGIRVTKEEEMKGLDISEHGMESYNGFQIFSNE, via the coding sequence ATGTTTTTCAAATTTTCATCAATAGGCCGAAAAGTTTCGACCATTGCAACAGTACTTACTCTTGCTGCTCCGTCTGCAGCTTTTGCTGGAGAAGAATTTCTTACCCAGACCCACGCGAACATTTTATGGACACTTCTTGCTGCAATACTGGTTATGTTTATGCAGGCAGGATTTGCATGTGTAGAGGCTGGATTCACTCGCGCAAAGAGTGCCGGTAATATCCTTATGAAGAACTTTCTCGATTTTGCGGCAGGTTCTATAATCTTTTTCCTTTTCGGATTCGGACTCATGTTCGGCCTCGATGCTGGCGGATTTATCGGAACTTCAGGATTCGGTCTGGCAGGAGTCGGCCTTACCACCCCTGACGGACAGTGGACGCTGACTTTCTGGTTCTTCCAGTCTGTATTTGCTGCAACAGCGGCAACAATTGTTTCCGGCGGCATAGCCGAACGCACAAAGTTCAGCAGCTACATTCTGGTAACTATGATTGTAACAGGGCTCATCTATCCCGTTTCAGGTCACTGGGCATGGGGCAGCCTATGGCTCGGAGACGCCGGAACAGGCTGGCTTGAAGGACTCGGGTTCATGGACTTCGCAGGATCAACAGTTGTTCACTCTGTAGGCGGCTGGATTGCTCTGGCAGGTGCCATCATAGTTGGACCGCGTATTGGAAAGTATACTGCTGACGGCAAAGCTAAGGCTATCCCCGGTCATAATATTCCCATGGCCTCACTTGGTGTATTCATTCTCTGGTTCGGCTGGTTCGGATTCAACCCGGGTTCAACAACAACTGCTGACGGTTCAATCGGACTTATCGCAGTAGTAACAAGCCTTTCCGCTTGTGGCGGCGTACTCGGAGCAATGTTCACATCTTGGATCAGATACGGGAAACCGGACATATCTATGACTTGTAACGGTGCATTAGCAGGTCTGGTCGGCATCACCGCTGCATGTGCAACAGTATCCCCGGCAGCTTCAATTATCATCGGAATGATTGCAGGAGTTCTCGTAGTACTCTCAATCGAATTTATTGATAAAATTCTTAGAATTGATGACCCGGTAGGTGCTGTTTCCGTTCACGGAGTCTGCGGAGCATGGGGAACGCTCGCTTGCGGCCTGTTCACAACTCCTGAACTCAATGACGGAATAGGCGGACTGTTCTACGGTGGAGGATTCGCGCTTGTAACTCCTCAGCTCATCGGTATCGGAGTATGTTTCGTCTGGGCATTCGGTGCAGGACTCATTGCATTTGCTGTCGCCAAGGCCACTGTCGGAATCAGAGTAACCAAAGAAGAAGAAATGAAAGGCCTCGATATATCCGAACACGGCATGGAATCCTACAACGGATTCCAGATCTTCTCCAACGAGTAG
- a CDS encoding RNA-binding protein — protein MSKNIYVGNLPWSASEDDVRAAFEAFGEVISVKLIEDRETGRPRGFGFVEMDDAGALEAIDNLDGKDFDGRNLKVNEAKPRAERPRW, from the coding sequence ATGTCTAAGAACATCTATGTAGGCAACTTGCCCTGGTCAGCTAGTGAAGACGACGTCCGCGCAGCTTTTGAAGCTTTCGGTGAAGTCATTTCTGTTAAACTTATTGAAGATAGAGAAACAGGCCGCCCACGCGGTTTCGGTTTCGTCGAAATGGACGATGCCGGTGCTCTCGAAGCGATCGATAATCTTGACGGTAAAGATTTTGACGGTCGTAACCTTAAGGTTAACGAAGCTAAGCCTCGCGCAGAACGCCCACGCTGGTAG
- the aspA gene encoding aspartate ammonia-lyase, with translation MNSRTEHDCIGSMEVPEEALYGVQTQRAAENFKITGIPISHYPHIINALAYIKKAAAITNNELGKMDDDKTKAIVFACDELLNGKYHDQFIVDVIQGGAGTSTNMNANEVIANVGLEFLGYKRGEYENLHPNIHVNMAQSTNDVYPTCLRIALLGKMELLMEAMEYLRKSFAAKGKEFSHVLKMGRTQLQDAVPMTLGQEFNSYAIMIGEDIERVREALSLICEINMGGTAIGTGLNAPPKYAQKVTDKLKDLTGFELTLAPDLIEATQDTGAYVQLSGVLKRVAVKISKICNDLRLLSSGPRCGLNEINLPRMAPGSSIMPGKVNPIIPEVINQIAFTVIGGDITVTMAAEAGQLELNVMEPVITASLLNSLTIMRRGFKTLADRCVSGITANEDVCRGYVENSIGLVTALNPYIGYEKSTEVASEALKTKRSVYDIVIEKGYMSKEELDKALSPESMIHTHPLTLVPSCS, from the coding sequence ATGAACTCACGCACAGAACATGACTGCATAGGATCAATGGAAGTACCTGAAGAGGCTCTCTACGGAGTACAGACTCAACGGGCCGCTGAAAACTTTAAGATCACCGGCATTCCAATTTCTCATTACCCCCATATTATTAATGCTCTCGCCTACATCAAAAAAGCCGCAGCCATAACCAACAATGAGTTGGGAAAAATGGATGATGACAAAACAAAAGCAATAGTCTTCGCTTGTGACGAATTGCTAAACGGAAAATATCACGACCAGTTCATTGTTGACGTCATTCAGGGAGGCGCCGGAACCTCAACAAACATGAACGCTAACGAAGTTATTGCGAACGTCGGTTTGGAATTCTTAGGATATAAAAGAGGAGAATATGAAAACCTCCACCCGAATATCCACGTCAACATGGCTCAGTCCACGAATGACGTTTACCCGACCTGCCTGCGCATAGCATTACTTGGTAAAATGGAACTTCTAATGGAAGCCATGGAGTACTTGAGAAAAAGTTTTGCCGCCAAAGGTAAAGAGTTTTCACATGTTTTGAAGATGGGCAGAACTCAGTTACAAGATGCAGTGCCTATGACGCTCGGACAGGAATTTAACTCTTACGCAATTATGATTGGCGAAGATATTGAAAGAGTTCGCGAAGCACTGTCCTTAATCTGCGAAATTAATATGGGCGGCACCGCAATAGGAACAGGCCTCAACGCACCGCCAAAATACGCTCAAAAAGTTACTGACAAGCTTAAGGATCTGACCGGATTTGAACTGACACTGGCTCCGGATCTTATTGAAGCGACTCAAGACACTGGTGCATATGTCCAGCTTTCAGGGGTTCTAAAACGCGTTGCGGTTAAAATATCCAAGATATGTAATGACCTGCGTCTCCTTTCTTCCGGACCAAGATGCGGACTGAATGAAATAAACCTTCCTCGCATGGCTCCGGGATCATCCATCATGCCCGGCAAAGTTAATCCGATCATTCCTGAAGTTATTAACCAGATCGCTTTCACTGTAATCGGCGGAGATATTACCGTCACTATGGCGGCTGAAGCTGGACAACTTGAGCTTAACGTAATGGAACCTGTCATTACCGCCAGCCTGCTCAACTCTTTGACCATTATGAGACGCGGATTCAAAACACTTGCTGATCGTTGTGTATCCGGCATTACAGCAAATGAAGATGTATGCCGCGGATATGTTGAAAACAGCATAGGGCTTGTTACGGCACTGAATCCCTATATCGGCTACGAAAAATCAACTGAAGTCGCTAGCGAAGCTCTTAAAACAAAACGTTCAGTTTACGATATTGTTATTGAAAAAGGGTACATGTCAAAAGAAGAACTTGATAAAGCTCTTTCACCGGAAAGCATGATCCACACGCATCCACTGACTCTAGTTCCATCCTGCAGCTAA
- a CDS encoding EAL domain-containing protein: MHKTPSISIHEIIERECLATMFQPIISMSRKSVLGYEALTRGINPYTGEIISPVELFSMCKDLWTLTKLDRACRRKAFKTFAPISQHNRSLLLSVNIDAAVLGKNTQDLGTTGKMIKEFEIPANNIVIEIIESKAGNEEVLYKFTENCRKLGFLIALDDIGTGHSNLDRIPALKPDIIKIDRSLITDIDTKFHNLEVTRSLIHLAERTGTLPLAEGIETTQEALTLMRMGIDVFQGYYFGKPMCAENVKNDHTTPIKSLSSRFKVHMMERLAMEKRLENSYKKLAKELKNLLTLSPEHNSDAVLSSFIDENSTIECAYILNENGKQLSQTICNPFRLKVNRRLIYQPAPKGADHSLKEYFLTIKSGKAWHTTSPYISLASGNTCITVSTKLNCSKNSPVLCIDISTRLNV, from the coding sequence ATGCACAAAACACCCTCAATATCAATTCACGAAATTATCGAAAGAGAATGCTTGGCAACGATGTTTCAGCCGATCATATCTATGAGCAGAAAATCAGTGCTGGGATATGAAGCTTTAACGAGAGGTATCAATCCTTACACTGGAGAAATAATCTCCCCTGTAGAGCTGTTTTCAATGTGTAAGGATCTATGGACACTGACAAAACTTGATAGAGCTTGCAGAAGAAAAGCCTTTAAAACTTTTGCCCCGATTTCTCAGCACAACCGCTCTCTTTTGCTCTCCGTAAATATTGACGCTGCGGTGCTCGGAAAAAATACGCAGGATTTAGGCACCACCGGGAAAATGATCAAAGAATTTGAAATTCCTGCGAACAATATCGTCATAGAAATAATTGAATCAAAAGCCGGAAATGAAGAAGTTCTCTACAAATTTACTGAAAATTGCCGCAAACTCGGCTTTCTTATAGCTTTGGACGATATCGGTACAGGACACTCGAACCTTGACCGGATACCTGCCCTCAAACCGGACATAATTAAAATTGACCGTTCGCTGATTACGGATATCGACACTAAATTTCACAACCTTGAAGTTACACGGTCTCTCATACACCTTGCTGAGAGAACCGGAACTCTTCCGCTTGCGGAAGGAATTGAAACGACGCAGGAAGCTCTGACCCTGATGCGCATGGGAATTGATGTTTTTCAAGGATATTATTTCGGAAAACCCATGTGTGCTGAAAACGTAAAAAATGACCACACCACGCCCATAAAATCATTATCTTCGAGATTTAAAGTTCATATGATGGAAAGACTTGCCATGGAAAAAAGGCTGGAAAATTCTTATAAAAAACTGGCAAAAGAACTGAAGAATCTCCTTACTCTAAGCCCGGAACATAATTCAGATGCTGTTTTATCCTCGTTTATAGATGAAAACAGTACCATCGAATGCGCTTATATTTTAAACGAAAATGGCAAACAGCTCTCACAGACAATTTGCAATCCTTTTAGATTAAAAGTGAATCGCCGACTTATTTATCAGCCTGCCCCCAAAGGGGCCGACCACTCCCTTAAAGAATACTTTCTGACCATTAAATCCGGTAAAGCCTGGCATACAACTTCTCCGTATATATCCCTTGCTTCGGGAAATACCTGTATAACCGTTTCTACAAAACTGAATTGCAGCAAAAACAGCCCGGTACTTTGCATTGATATCAGCACCAGATTAAACGTATAA
- the rarD gene encoding EamA family transporter RarD, whose protein sequence is MINRTREGLIFAVSAFIMWGLLPIYWKTLKEVPPLELLCHRVVWSFFFLAVVLSFKKRWAEVITALQDRKVKILLAVSSSLIGVNWFVFIWSINNDHVVEASLGYYINPLVNILLGFIFMKDKLNSMQGAAICCAFAGVLYSVIDLGKFPYIALTLAVSFALYGLVRKVMRVESLPGLFIETTVLIPLAGGYLIWLATEGNLSLGRIGGEADALLLGAGVVTSIPLLCFANGARRLKLMTLGMLQYISPTLMLLLGIFIYNEPFDNARLVTFCFIWTGIAIYLFDSIHRQMKRPKGIA, encoded by the coding sequence ATGATCAATCGAACCCGTGAAGGGCTTATCTTCGCGGTCTCTGCATTTATTATGTGGGGACTGCTGCCTATCTACTGGAAAACTTTAAAAGAAGTCCCGCCTCTTGAACTGCTTTGTCACCGTGTTGTGTGGTCCTTTTTCTTTCTGGCTGTAGTCCTATCCTTCAAAAAGCGGTGGGCGGAAGTTATTACGGCTTTGCAGGACCGAAAAGTTAAAATTCTTCTTGCTGTCAGCAGTTCTTTAATCGGAGTTAACTGGTTTGTTTTTATATGGTCGATTAACAATGACCATGTTGTCGAAGCCAGCCTAGGGTACTACATAAACCCGCTTGTAAATATTCTGCTCGGCTTCATATTCATGAAAGACAAACTGAACAGCATGCAGGGTGCCGCAATTTGCTGTGCATTCGCCGGTGTTCTCTACTCTGTAATAGATCTTGGTAAATTCCCTTATATTGCACTTACTTTAGCTGTAAGTTTTGCCCTTTACGGTCTCGTTCGCAAAGTTATGAGAGTAGAATCTCTGCCGGGATTATTTATTGAAACGACAGTGTTGATCCCCCTGGCCGGAGGATATTTAATATGGCTGGCAACCGAGGGAAATCTAAGTCTTGGTAGAATCGGTGGCGAAGCGGACGCGCTCCTTCTCGGAGCGGGGGTGGTAACATCAATACCTCTTCTCTGCTTTGCCAACGGGGCTAGACGCTTAAAGTTGATGACACTTGGAATGCTTCAATACATTTCCCCGACATTAATGCTATTACTAGGAATATTTATATATAATGAACCCTTCGATAATGCTCGACTGGTAACTTTCTGCTTCATCTGGACAGGAATTGCCATCTACCTTTTCGACAGCATACATAGACAGATGAAACGGCCCAAAGGTATCGCTTAA
- a CDS encoding DUF481 domain-containing protein, producing MFLRIKMILFIFVITIMTVQLAQADTVNLLNGDKLTGKVSVMESGKLKLTTTYAGEITIDWGQVLSLDSDQKMQVFVKPDHKVDEEELSSLVKAEQTKQVGTEKSIKTSKVASINSRPKDYKLKGGIRAGWNKASGNTRKENIGASFDISYATGKNRWKTKGDHYWATSKGQRSDYNWLLSADYNRFLDKKIFLTGSGQIQQDQFQDLTLRSIIGTGLGYQFFDSDRLTLSLETGPAYVWEDYTSRDSREFVAAKWGINFDWWIFPDRLNLFHNQMGLISMKNSDNWLWQSRSGIMFPIVDRFFGSFQYNYDWTNDPVPGKLQDDSRIMFNMGYSFSDFPQLFD from the coding sequence ATGTTTTTAAGAATAAAAATGATTTTATTTATTTTTGTCATAACCATCATGACAGTACAGCTTGCTCAAGCTGATACAGTTAATCTCTTAAACGGGGACAAATTAACAGGAAAAGTCAGCGTGATGGAGAGCGGCAAACTGAAGCTCACGACCACTTATGCTGGAGAAATAACAATAGACTGGGGGCAGGTGCTATCTCTTGATTCCGATCAAAAAATGCAAGTTTTTGTCAAACCTGATCACAAAGTTGACGAAGAAGAACTCTCCTCCTTAGTAAAAGCTGAACAAACCAAGCAGGTTGGAACTGAAAAAAGTATAAAAACCAGTAAAGTAGCCTCAATAAATTCCCGTCCCAAAGACTACAAATTAAAGGGGGGGATACGCGCAGGGTGGAACAAAGCATCAGGTAATACCCGCAAAGAAAACATCGGCGCTTCATTTGATATTTCATATGCGACAGGAAAAAATCGCTGGAAGACAAAGGGTGATCATTATTGGGCAACATCAAAAGGACAGCGTTCCGATTATAACTGGCTTTTATCTGCTGACTACAACCGTTTTTTAGATAAAAAAATATTTCTCACAGGTTCTGGACAGATTCAACAGGATCAATTCCAAGATCTTACGTTACGATCAATAATAGGAACAGGACTTGGTTACCAATTCTTCGACAGTGATAGACTGACTTTGTCTCTTGAAACCGGCCCTGCATATGTATGGGAAGATTACACTTCCCGCGACAGCAGAGAATTTGTAGCGGCTAAATGGGGTATCAACTTCGATTGGTGGATCTTCCCCGACCGGCTGAATTTATTTCACAATCAGATGGGGCTGATCAGCATGAAAAACTCTGACAACTGGCTCTGGCAATCACGTTCAGGGATAATGTTTCCAATTGTGGACCGCTTCTTCGGATCATTTCAATATAATTATGACTGGACCAACGACCCCGTCCCGGGAAAACTACAGGATGACTCACGCATAATGTTTAATATGGGTTATTCTTTTTCGGATTTCCCTCAGCTTTTTGATTGA